From the Oligoflexus sp. genome, one window contains:
- a CDS encoding peroxidase-related enzyme, giving the protein MFLKEVAAARQGRYGEMITKNLAAGLPVSGIWHLFAYKPEMTQLLSAFTEAIMRGPSPLTIGQRELIAAVTSATNRCAFCTGSHVAVATELLGNEDQVRAACTNPETAPLTEAEKVLLHFVRKITKEAHRTDQADIDELKAAGWSDEAIYDAINVCALFNFYNRWNDANGTPDMSHEAYALSGKRLATKGYV; this is encoded by the coding sequence ATGTTTCTGAAGGAAGTCGCAGCCGCGAGACAGGGACGCTACGGGGAAATGATCACCAAAAATCTGGCCGCCGGGCTCCCCGTCTCCGGCATCTGGCATCTCTTTGCCTACAAACCCGAGATGACTCAGCTTCTCTCCGCCTTCACCGAAGCCATCATGCGCGGCCCCTCGCCCCTGACCATCGGCCAGCGCGAACTCATCGCCGCCGTGACCAGCGCCACCAACCGCTGCGCCTTCTGCACCGGCTCCCACGTGGCTGTGGCCACAGAACTCCTTGGTAACGAGGACCAGGTCCGCGCCGCCTGCACCAACCCCGAAACCGCGCCACTGACCGAAGCCGAAAAAGTCCTCCTCCACTTCGTCCGCAAGATCACGAAGGAAGCTCACCGCACCGACCAGGCCGACATCGACGAACTCAAAGCCGCCGGCTGGTCGGATGAAGCCATCTATGATGCGATCAATGTGTGTGCGCTTTTTAATTTTTATAATCGGTGGAATGATGCGAACGGCACACCGGATATGAGTCATGAGGCTTATGCGCTGTCAGGGAAGCGTTTGGCGACCAAGGGCTATGTTTAA
- a CDS encoding M48 family metallopeptidase, with protein sequence MQQVFSAIFCDGQSPVEESVQASFIQGQWIIQRVNAPSLTWTMAELHWEKQPNAVLYTHRKTDATLLVSGADLANLPGLDALDKVRGSRKNAVIAGLLASVIVLVTLLIMGMRPLSRGIASSISPERERQLFASLLPETFFEKHGCHDMQANEILAELGQKIRPQDANAAPIDFMLLDWDMANAFALPGRKIAVTTGLLRRIHSSEELLAILGHELGHVELRHNLSEFIRASLSGFAWGVLVGDFSGAFVVDPSLMKQAGEMALSREMEEEADHFGAERLVATGYSPKALASALDAITMREDDKEETHAILRFLKPVLDIFSTHPETSKRVASLRESYPQPEGKEALSLQSWNILRTACEKAPAEDDD encoded by the coding sequence ATGCAGCAGGTTTTTTCCGCTATTTTTTGCGACGGCCAAAGCCCAGTCGAAGAATCAGTCCAGGCGTCCTTTATCCAAGGGCAGTGGATCATTCAGCGGGTGAATGCGCCGTCCCTTACATGGACGATGGCCGAACTTCACTGGGAGAAACAGCCCAACGCTGTACTCTATACGCATAGAAAAACCGATGCGACCCTTCTTGTATCCGGCGCGGATCTTGCCAACCTTCCAGGTCTGGACGCGCTCGACAAGGTTCGCGGTTCACGAAAAAATGCGGTGATCGCCGGCCTTCTGGCCTCGGTCATCGTCCTCGTCACGCTCTTGATCATGGGCATGCGGCCTTTATCACGAGGCATCGCCAGCAGCATCAGCCCGGAAAGGGAGCGCCAGCTGTTCGCCTCGCTCCTTCCCGAAACTTTTTTTGAAAAACATGGCTGCCATGATATGCAGGCGAACGAAATTCTGGCTGAACTCGGACAGAAGATTCGCCCGCAGGATGCAAACGCGGCCCCCATCGACTTTATGCTCCTCGACTGGGACATGGCGAATGCCTTTGCCCTTCCCGGCCGCAAGATCGCGGTCACAACAGGACTTCTGCGGCGCATTCATAGTTCCGAGGAACTGCTGGCCATTCTCGGTCATGAATTGGGTCATGTGGAACTCAGACATAATCTGAGTGAATTCATTCGCGCGTCGCTGTCCGGCTTTGCCTGGGGTGTTCTGGTCGGTGATTTTTCCGGAGCCTTTGTCGTCGATCCCTCGCTGATGAAACAGGCCGGGGAAATGGCCCTATCACGCGAAATGGAAGAGGAGGCGGATCATTTCGGTGCCGAGCGTCTCGTGGCAACAGGCTACAGCCCGAAGGCCCTGGCCTCGGCGCTGGATGCGATCACGATGCGAGAGGACGACAAGGAAGAGACTCACGCTATTCTGCGCTTTTTAAAGCCGGTGCTCGATATTTTCTCGACCCACCCGGAAACATCGAAACGCGTAGCCAGCCTCCGGGAGAGCTACCCCCAGCCGGAAGGCAAAGAAGCCCTGAGCCTTCAATCCTGGAATATCCTGCGAACGGCCTGCGAAAAAGCGCCCGCCGAGGACGACGATTAA
- a CDS encoding DUF898 family protein, producing the protein MTEIQENAPQSQSSPVDLTLGFNGQALDYLLILLKTTLLTLVTLGLYYPWARAERLRFLMNHTKLGSHAFSFTGNGKEIAIGYFKGLLVYGVIYAGIIYGSRITAESPVLGAVLSGIFTLLFYGLLPLVIWGGKAYRLSRTRYRSIYFSIDRSQRNAFFKRYALDLIFVSLTLGLYLPVLLYNLRKNLTNATRWGNVPFSYTARLSDSYWLAIENALLMVVTCYLYTPFALARRMNFDANHTRIGDQTVVRAQLTGIDIISMIFVPLILTTLTLGLAYPWVAVWARQRLLQRYAVLGQFDFSAVRQNKDLASAGGETMSDLWGVDMSLGV; encoded by the coding sequence ATGACAGAAATACAGGAAAACGCCCCGCAAAGTCAGTCAAGTCCCGTCGATCTCACGCTGGGTTTCAACGGCCAGGCGTTGGACTATCTTCTGATCCTTTTGAAAACCACCCTGCTCACCCTTGTGACCCTTGGCCTCTATTACCCCTGGGCCCGCGCGGAACGCCTGCGCTTTCTGATGAATCATACGAAACTCGGATCTCACGCGTTTTCCTTCACCGGCAACGGCAAGGAAATCGCCATCGGCTATTTCAAAGGCCTTCTGGTTTACGGAGTCATCTATGCCGGCATTATCTATGGCAGCCGTATCACGGCGGAATCGCCGGTTCTGGGCGCCGTGCTGTCCGGTATTTTCACACTCCTCTTCTACGGCCTTCTGCCTTTGGTCATCTGGGGTGGTAAAGCCTATCGCCTCTCGCGCACACGTTACCGCTCGATATATTTTTCCATAGATCGAAGCCAGCGGAATGCTTTCTTCAAGCGCTACGCCCTGGACCTTATTTTCGTTTCTCTGACGCTCGGTCTTTACCTGCCGGTGCTGCTTTATAACCTTAGAAAAAATCTGACCAACGCCACCCGCTGGGGCAACGTTCCCTTCAGCTATACCGCGCGCCTCAGCGATTCCTATTGGCTCGCGATTGAAAACGCGCTGCTGATGGTCGTGACCTGCTATCTTTATACTCCGTTTGCCCTGGCCAGGCGCATGAACTTCGATGCCAACCATACCCGCATCGGTGATCAGACCGTTGTGCGCGCGCAGCTCACCGGCATCGATATCATCTCCATGATCTTTGTGCCTCTGATTCTGACCACTTTGACTCTCGGCCTCGCCTACCCTTGGGTTGCGGTCTGGGCTCGTCAGCGCCTTCTGCAGCGTTACGCTGTGTTGGGCCAGTTTGATTTCTCCGCTGTTCGTCAAAACAAGGACCTTGCCTCGGCAGGTGGGGAAACCATGAGTGATCTTTGGGGCGTGGACATGTCGCTGGGAGTCTGA
- a CDS encoding DUF72 domain-containing protein has translation MHFGRVQDDRALDLALPDPRPRTQGFLKLDHKGRGLIRCGAPVWVCKEWTGTVYPEGARPSEYLSAYAQHYDCVEYNGSFYHLPAAHQVAGWVAQVPEGFSFCPKVPQDLSHKMHQSLDVELMQRFKTVCSWFEDHLGLIFMQLPDWFAPAHFPALVGFIEHWDNAFPLAIEFRHPDWFKDHMLLDPVINLLFKSKIATVITDSPGRRDVVHMALTQPKVMVRFLGCFPSRKDDQRVRAWMDRLTEWAEAGMDELYFFAHQERHGAIPQTVDFALRYLYEKRVLH, from the coding sequence ATGCACTTCGGTCGCGTTCAGGATGATCGCGCTTTGGATCTGGCCCTGCCGGATCCCCGGCCGCGCACACAGGGATTTTTAAAGCTCGATCACAAGGGCCGTGGCCTCATACGCTGCGGGGCTCCGGTGTGGGTTTGCAAGGAATGGACAGGTACTGTCTATCCCGAGGGCGCGCGTCCTTCCGAATATCTCTCCGCTTATGCTCAGCATTATGATTGCGTGGAATATAACGGCTCTTTTTATCACCTGCCCGCTGCGCATCAGGTCGCGGGCTGGGTGGCCCAGGTGCCGGAGGGTTTTTCCTTCTGCCCGAAGGTGCCGCAGGATCTTTCGCATAAGATGCATCAGTCGCTTGATGTGGAGCTGATGCAAAGGTTCAAGACGGTGTGCAGCTGGTTCGAGGATCACCTGGGACTCATATTCATGCAGCTGCCCGACTGGTTTGCGCCTGCGCATTTTCCTGCTTTGGTGGGCTTCATTGAGCATTGGGATAACGCGTTTCCCCTGGCGATCGAGTTCCGGCATCCAGATTGGTTCAAGGATCATATGCTTTTGGATCCTGTCATCAATCTTCTTTTCAAAAGCAAAATAGCCACAGTCATCACCGACAGTCCTGGGCGGCGCGATGTGGTGCATATGGCTTTAACGCAGCCGAAGGTCATGGTGCGGTTTCTGGGTTGCTTCCCCTCGCGGAAGGACGATCAGCGCGTGCGGGCCTGGATGGATAGGCTGACGGAATGGGCCGAGGCCGGGATGGATGAGCTGTATTTCTTCGCTCATCAGGAAAGGCACGGAGCGATTCCGCAGACGGTGGATTTCGCGCTGCGGTATCTTTATGAGAAGCGGGTTTTACATTAA